CATTAGTAGTTGAAACAGCTTATTTGGCTTGTTCTTCATCCATGAAGAACTTGACGATCTCCTTGAGGTCGAAGAGCGTGACGCCACGACGCGGGTAGCAGATGTATACctgctcgccgaggacgccaaACTTGTCTCGAAATTCGGCCTTCTTGCCAAGCCCGAGGCTCTTAACAATACCGGCGTACGTCTTGCTTAGGAATTTGGCCCGGACGCCGTGGAGGTGCTCGCCGGGTACGAAACGGTCGCTGACACCAACGCCAAAAGTTACGGGGCCCGAGATGCATGACAAGGCATACTCGACAAGCACCTCGATGGTGCCGTTGGGCGCGTCGGGGAAGTCGAGCGCCCACTTGATCTGCCAGCCGTGCCTGGGCGCGAGCTGTGCGAGGACGACCATGCACAGAaccttgccgtccttctcggcggcgaagtaGCGTCGGTGGGCCTGGTCGATCCAGGGCCGGATCTCGGTGAGATGGACctgcttcttgcccttgcgcttctccttcCATGCCTCGATGGACTGGTCTGCGCGTCTCATAAAGTCCTCATCGGGCTTAAGCTCGTGGACCTTGATGCCCTCTCGCTTGACCCTCCTAGCGGCACGGCCGTCGGGCGTCGTATGTTGGTCTGCGTCAGCCCGCTGCTCGACGGTGCAGCTCATGGTGCGCCAGCCGATGCGGCGTCCGAGTATCTCCTGCACCTTGTTGGACACCAGCATCCACACGGGCGTCAGTTTGAGCTCCTTGGTGACAAACTCAACAAACGCCGGGATGACCTCCTCGTATTGGCCACGATCGCAGAGCGGGTCTCCGGTGACCATGGCGAACTTGCCCTGCTTGACATAACCGACCGCGGCGCCGCTTCCGTGGCGCCAGATCTCGAATCGCTCGTCGAGCCACGACGTGTTGGAGGCGTCGCCGTAGTTGGCAATCAGCTCCTCCAGCGGTGGCAACTCCTTGCCTGCCCATGCCTTGGTGgtgtcggcggccgggtGCGGCAGGCTGAATGAGCGCGAGGGCAGGGACTTTGGGTCGCGGTAGAACAGGGTACCGTATCGAACGTCACCCAAGTTGAGGAGCAGGAACACAACACGATCCAGTCCGAGTCCGGCACCGCCGTGCGGGGGAGCACCGAGGTCGAAAGCCGTCAGGTATTCGGCCATGTCGTCCTCCGAGATGCCCTTCTCTGCCATGTTCTTGCGCAATTCCTCGGGGTCGTTGATACGCTGGCCGCCCGTGCAAATCTCCTGGCCACGGACGAAGATGTCGAACGAGTTGGTCCAGAAGGGGTCCTCGGCCTTTTGGGTATAGAACGGGCGAGCATTGGCGGGGAACTTGTCGAGGATGTAGTAATCGGTTCCGTACTTTTCCTTGACCAATTCGCCCAGGCGAATCTCGTCGGGCGTTGAGAGATCTTCGTCTGCAAcgtcgcggccgtcgtcgcgcaGCATCTGCAAACCCTCGGGGAATGGAATGATGGGAGTCTCGTCCAACCATACGAGGTCTTCGCTTGGGAAGCGCTCGCGGATAATCTTAAGCTCAGGCATCGAGTGGACAGCGGCGAAAATGTTCTTCAAGGTCTGATCGAGAACTTTGATGATCTCGTGGTAGTGCTTGTGAATCTTCATTTCG
The DNA window shown above is from Colletotrichum destructivum chromosome 2, complete sequence and carries:
- a CDS encoding Class II Aminoacyl-tRNA synthetase/Biotinyl protein ligase (BPL) and lipoyl protein ligase (LPL), translating into MTEQEVVSRSPSTLSRFAHKFTSPLKSTSASPTVSTHTKTTVYEKKSPTSSSTSQSRKSSKSSTGRSPARSGELKRQERGEKLLRRQEEERQLEERRRREYDEARRAEDDETRARYGEGDETEYPTELTTIGEAVKLDVGTKVTFRARIHTQRNISKHLDFILFRDQTDTIQGVLADTTPNMVKWVQRLHPESIVQVSGTLQKPLQNVKSAHYHDIEVDVHSIHLLNPAKAPPFSNYLPPDSMNFRMNNRILDLRHPSNQALFRVRAMITRKFRETLDNSGFIEIQTPKLQPAATESGAEVFKLNYFGRRAFLAQSPQLAKQMAISADFGKVYEIGPVFRAENSNTHRHLTEYTGLDIEMKIHKHYHEIIKVLDQTLKNIFAAVHSMPELKIIRERFPSEDLVWLDETPIIPFPEGLQMLRDDGRDVADEDLSTPDEIRLGELVKEKYGTDYYILDKFPANARPFYTQKAEDPFWTNSFDIFVRGQEICTGGQRINDPEELRKNMAEKGISEDDMAEYLTAFDLGAPPHGGAGLGLDRVVFLLLNLGDVRYGTLFYRDPKSLPSRSFSLPHPAADTTKAWAGKELPPLEELIANYGDASNTSWLDERFEIWRHGSGAAVGYVKQGKFAMVTGDPLCDRGQYEEVIPAFVEFVTKELKLTPVWMLVSNKVQEILGRRIGWRTMSCTVEQRADADQHTTPDGRAARRVKREGIKVHELKPDEDFMRRADQSIEAWKEKRKGKKQVHLTEIRPWIDQAHRRYFAAEKDGKVLCMVVLAQLAPRHGWQIKWALDFPDAPNGTIEVLVEYALSCISGPVTFGVGVSDRFVPGEHLHGVRAKFLSKTYAGIVKSLGLGKKAEFRDKFGVLGEQVYICYPRRGVTLFDLKEIVKFFMDEEQAK